In Leucoraja erinacea ecotype New England chromosome 11, Leri_hhj_1, whole genome shotgun sequence, the following are encoded in one genomic region:
- the LOC129701776 gene encoding F-box/LRR-repeat protein 3-like yields MEVFCRLLHDPPTHRPDNRPTKAAEAEHVEKMKPNRVTQKLGIQPPSFVDKVNKRQMTGFVQDSETSNISCEDWGNLHYDLILHIFQYLPLVDRACASSVCRTWNEAFHMPELWRRFEFELNQPATSYLNSTHPDLIQQIIKKHADHLQYVSFKVDSSTESAEAACDILSQLVNCSVKTLGLISTARPSFMNLSKSRFVSALTVVFVNSKSLSSIKINDTPIDDPSLKVLVANNSDTLKLLKMSSCPYVSPAGILCVADQCYGLRELALNYYLLSDELLLALSSEKHVNLEQLRIDVVSENPGETQFHSIKKSSWDALVKHSPKVNIAMYFFLYEEEFDPFFHDETPVTHIYFGRAVSQQMLGRIGMNCPRLIELVVCANGRHPLDDELICIAERCKNLTALGLGECEVSCSAFVEFVKCCGGRLTQLSIMEEVLIPDQKYNVEQIHWEVSKYLGRVWFPDMMPTW; encoded by the exons ATGGAGGTGTTCTGTCGCCTTCTTCACGACCCACCCACCCACCGACCGGACAACCGTCCGACGAAAGCTGCCGAGGCGGAGCATGTAGAAAA AATGAAGCCGAACAGAGTTACGCAAAAGCTTGGGATCCAGCCTCCTTCCTTTGTCGATAAAGTAAATAAAAGGCAGATGACTGGCTTTGTTCAAGACAGTGAGACTTCAAACATTTCTTGTGAAGACTGGGGAAACCTACACTATGATTTGATTCTGCACATCTTCCAGTACTTGCCATTGGTGGATCGGGCTTGTGCATCATCCGTATGCAGAACCTGGAATGAAGCCTTTCACATGCCTGAGCTATGGAGACGGTTTGAGTTTGAATTGAATCAGCCAGCAACATCCTATTTGAATTCCACTCACCCGGATCTTATCCAGCAGATAATCAAAAAACATGCTGATCATTTGCAATATGTCAGTTTTAAG GTTGACAGTAGCACTGAGTCTGCAGAGGCAGCCTGTGATATCCTTTCACAACTGGTCAACTGTTCAGTAAAAACCCTGGGACTGATCTCCACAGCAAGGCCTAGTTTCATGAATTTGTCAAAG TCACGCTTTGTATCAGCTCTGACTGTGGTGTTTGTCAACTCCAAGTCACTGTCATCGATCAAGATTAATGATACACCAATAGACGATCCATCTCTAAAGGTTTTGGTAGCTAATAACAGCGACACCCTGAAACTGTTGAAAATGAGCAGTTGCCCTTATGTTTCACCCGCAG gcaTTCTCTGTGTGGCAGACCAGTGCTATGGCCTGAGAGAGCTGGCGCTAAACTATTACCTTCTGAGCGATGAGTTGCTCTTGGCCCTTTCCAGTGAAAAGCATGTTAATCTAGAACAACTTCGCATCGACGTGGTGAGTGAGAACCCTGGAGAGACACAATTTCACAGCATAAAAAAGAGTAGCTGGGATGCTCTCGTTAAACACTCTCCAAAAGTCAACATCGCAATGTACTTCTTTCTGTACGAAGAAGAGTTTGACCCATTTTTCCATGACGAAACCCCAGTCACACACATCTATTTTGGCCGTGCGGTCAGTCAGCAGATGTTGGGTCGGATTGGAATGAACTGTCCGAGATTGATCGAACTGGTGGTCTGTGCAAATGGTCGCCATCCTCTGGATGATGAGCTGATTTGCATTGCAGAGCGTTGTAAGAACCTAACTGCTCTAGGTCTGGGTGAATGTGAGGTATCATGCAGTGCATTTGTAGAATTTGTGAAGTGTTGTGGAGGACGGCTAACCCAGTTATCCATCATGGAGGAAGTGCTGATACCAGATCAGAAATATAACGTGGAACAAATCCACTGGGAGGTTTCCAAATATCTGGGAAGGGTATGGTTCCCAGATATGATGCCCACATGGTAA